From the genome of Deltaproteobacteria bacterium:
TTTACCCCCGTTATCCAGATACGTTTTGGAGCTTTAAGTATGCGCTCAAGTTCATCTCTAAAAAAGCTTCTTTCCCACCCTTAGGGCTGGTGACCGTGGCAGCGCTTCTCCCCCAGACGTGGAAGCGGAGGCTAGTGGATCTGAACGTGGATGTGCTCAAGGATGAGGACATTCGCTGGGCTGATTACATCTTCATAAGCGCTATGGCGGTACAAGAGGCATCGGTCAGAGAAATTGTAAAGAAGGTTAAGGTCCTCGGTAAAAAGGTTGTTGCCGGCGGTCCCCTCTTCACCATCTCTCCTGATAGATTTCCAGACATTGACCATTTGGTCCTTAACGAGGCAGAGGCAACCCTTTCCTCCTTCATTGAAGACGTGAACAGAGGAGAGGCAAAACCTATGTATACTTCCGCTGAGTGGCCCGATATTACATCTTCTCCCACACCCGAGTGGGACCTTCTCGATATGCGCAAATATGCTGCCATGTGCGTTCAGTACTGCCGAGGCTGTCCGTTCGACTGTGAGTTCTGTGATATCGGTCTTCTGAACGGGAAGAGACCTCGAACAAAGACGAAGGCTCAGGTTCTGGCAGAGATCGAGGGGTTATACCAAAGGGGATGGAAAGGTACGGTCTTCTTTGTAGACGATAACTTCATAGGGAAGCCACGCAAATTAAAAGAGGAGTTGTTACCCGCCCTCATAAGATGGGTGGAGGAGAAGAGATATCCTTTCTCCTTCCTCACCGAGGCCTCCGTCAACCTCGCAGATGACGAGGAGTTGATGGAACTCATGGTAAGGGCTGGCTTCGATGCGGTATTTGTAGGGATCGAGAGTCCTGAAGAAGAGAGCCTCACTGAGTGTCACAAGGTTCAGAATAAAGATAGGGACCTGACGGCAGCAATCAAGAAGATGCAGAGGTTCGGCCTTCAGGTCTTAGGGGGGTTTATCGTCGGTTTCGATAGTGATCATCCGATCACCTTTCAGAAGCAAGTAGATTTCATCCAACAAAGCGGGATAGTCACCGCCATGGTAGGCCTTTTAAATGCCCCGAAGGGCACGAAGCTCTACGAACGGCTCCAGCAAGAGGGCAGGATTTTAGGGGAGATAACAGGGGACAACACTGACTTTTCTATAAACTTCATCCCCAAGATGGGTTACCAGCGGCTTGTGGAAGGATACCGGTACATTGTAACCAACATTTACTCGCCCCGCTATTTCTATAAACGTCTTATCACCTTTCTAAGGAATTATCGTCCGTCCAAGCAAAGCGGCTATCCTCTACGGTTCAGTTATATCAAGGCACTCTTCCATTCTTTCTGGGCCTTGGGTATAAGGGGCAAGGAACGTCTTTATTATTGGAAGACCTTCTTTTGGACCGTCTTTCGACGCCCGCAACTCTTGTCCCTGTGTGTGGGGCTTGCCATTTACGGCTACCATTTTCGGAAGGTCTTTGAGGGATACTTACCGCGACCAGCAAGGGAACCCAACCCTGGACCCTCATGAGCTGATCTGGGATGGGGGCTGAAGTCGTTTCACAGGTCTTCCTTCTAGTGAACTGAAGGAAACTTCTCGTCCCTTTTAAGAGCAAGGTCCATAGGAATGATGATTACAGGCCCATGGGCCATGAGTTGTTTTACAAATTAACCGGCAAACCCTTTTTCTGCAGATATTCTTTTACCTCTCTAATGCTTAAAATGTGATAGTGAAAGACCGAAGCAGCCAATAAAATCTGTGATCCGCCCAGAACAACTGCCTCATAAAAATGTTCTAGCTTTCCCGCCCCGCCCGAAGCCACCACCGGTATATCAACAACATCTGAAATGGCCTTTGTAAATTCCAAATCATAACCAGCCTGGGTTCCATCACCATCCATGCTGGTAGGTAGGATTACACCGGCACCTAGCTCCTGACACTCTTTGGCCCACTCAATGGCGTCTCTCCCTATTGGCTTGGTACCACCTGAGACTACCAGCTCAAATCCTGATGATAGCTCCTTATTCCTCCTCGCATCTATAGCCACAGTAACCCTCTCCGAGCCGAGTTCTTTTGCTGCCTCCCTGACCAAATCCGGATCCTTTACAGCGGCACTATTCATAGAAATTTTATCGGCACCAGCCTCCAGGACTAATTCAATATCTTCCAGACTGGAAATCCCCCCACCCACCGTCAAAGGGATCTCTATGACTGACGAGACAT
Proteins encoded in this window:
- a CDS encoding DUF4070 domain-containing protein, whose protein sequence is YPRYPDTFWSFKYALKFISKKASFPPLGLVTVAALLPQTWKRRLVDLNVDVLKDEDIRWADYIFISAMAVQEASVREIVKKVKVLGKKVVAGGPLFTISPDRFPDIDHLVLNEAEATLSSFIEDVNRGEAKPMYTSAEWPDITSSPTPEWDLLDMRKYAAMCVQYCRGCPFDCEFCDIGLLNGKRPRTKTKAQVLAEIEGLYQRGWKGTVFFVDDNFIGKPRKLKEELLPALIRWVEEKRYPFSFLTEASVNLADDEELMELMVRAGFDAVFVGIESPEEESLTECHKVQNKDRDLTAAIKKMQRFGLQVLGGFIVGFDSDHPITFQKQVDFIQQSGIVTAMVGLLNAPKGTKLYERLQQEGRILGEITGDNTDFSINFIPKMGYQRLVEGYRYIVTNIYSPRYFYKRLITFLRNYRPSKQSGYPLRFSYIKALFHSFWALGIRGKERLYYWKTFFWTVFRRPQLLSLCVGLAIYGYHFRKVFEGYLPRPAREPNPGPS
- the hisF gene encoding imidazole glycerol phosphate synthase subunit HisF, which translates into the protein MEAIKIMPCLDMKEGRIVKGVHFVDLTDAGDPVENAEFYQKEGADELAMLDIAATIENRKTRLEWVKNVSSVIEIPLTVGGGISSLEDIELVLEAGADKISMNSAAVKDPDLVREAAKELGSERVTVAIDARRNKELSSGFELVVSGGTKPIGRDAIEWAKECQELGAGVILPTSMDGDGTQAGYDLEFTKAISDVVDIPVVASGGAGKLEHFYEAVVLGGSQILLAASVFHYHILSIREVKEYLQKKGLPVNL